The following are encoded in a window of Carya illinoinensis cultivar Pawnee chromosome 15, C.illinoinensisPawnee_v1, whole genome shotgun sequence genomic DNA:
- the LOC122296174 gene encoding 40S ribosomal protein S23: MGKTRGMGAGRKLKSHRRRQRWADKSYKKSHLGNEWKKPFAGSSHAKGIVLEKIGIEAKQPNSAIRKCARVQLIKNGKKIAAFVPNDGCLNYIEENDEVLIAGFGRKGHAVGDIPGVRFKVVKVSGVSLLALFKEKKEKPRS, from the exons ATGGG GAAGACACGTGGTATGGGAGCTGGTCGCAAGCTGAAGTCCCACCGTAGGAGGCAAAGGTGGGCTGACAAGTCTTACAAAAAGTCCCACCTTGGAAATGAATGGAAGAAGCCATTTGCCGGGTCTTCCCATGCAAAAGGCATTGTCCTTGAGAAGAT AGGTATCGAGGCCAAGCAGCCAAACTCTGCTATCAGGAAATGTGCCAGAGTTCAACTGATCAAAAATGGGAAGAAGATTGCTGCATTTGTCCCCAACGATGGTTGCTTGAACTACATTGAAGAAAAT GATGAGGTGTTGATCGCCGGATTCGGTCGAAAGGGTCATGCTGTTGGTGATATTCCCGGTGTTAGGTTCAAAGTCGTGAAGGTTTCTGGTGTCTCCCTCCTTGCTCTATTCaaggagaagaaggagaagCCTAGGTCCTAA
- the LOC122296172 gene encoding isoaspartyl peptidase/L-asparaginase-like, which yields MGWAIALHGGAGDISPSIPPERRQPREAALRHCLQIGVDALKAQKSPLDVVELVVRELENNPHFNAGKGSVLTTEGTVEMEACIMDGKTKKCGAVSGLTTVVNAISLARVVMEKTPHIYLAFDGAEKFAREQGLETVDSSHFITPANIERLKQFKEANRVQIDCAQPVEKDVKKETPTGDGDSPIGTVGCVAVDNDGNLAAATSTGGFVNKMVGRIGDTPIIGAGTYANNLCAVSATGRGEAIIRGTVARDVAALMEFKGLSLKDAAACVVEERVPRDNVGLVAVSAKGEVTMPFNTTGMYRASATEDGYTEFGIWPSVEN from the exons ATGGGCTGGGCTATAGCCCTACACGGAGGCGCCGGCGACATCTCACCCTCAATTCCGCCGGAGCGTCGCCAACCCCGTGAAGCCGCCCTGCGACACTGCCTTCAGATCGGAGTTGATGCTCTCAAAGCCCAAAAGTCCCCCCTCGACGTCGTCGAACTTGTG GTTCGTGAACTAGAAAACAATCCGCACTTCAATGCAGGTAAGGGGTCTGTCTTAACAACGGAAGGCACAGTTGAAATGGAAGCTTGTATCATGGATGGTAAGACAAAAAAATGTGGAGCTGTCTCTGGGCTCACTACCGTTGTTAATGCCATATCTTTAGCACGAGTGGTCATGGAGAAGACTCCTCATATATATCTTGCTTTTGATGGGGCAGAAAAATTTGCACGGGAACAA GGTCTTGAAACCGTAGATTCAAGCCATTTTATAACTCCAGCAAACATTGAGAGGCTAAAGCAATTCAAAGAAGCCAATAGAGTTCAG ATTGATTGTGCACAACCAGTTGAGAAAGATGTGAAGAAAGAAACACCAACTGGCGATGGCGATAGCCCAATCGGTACAGTTGGATGTGTGGCTGTTGATAATGATGGAAACTTAGCTGCTGCAACTTCTACTGGTGGATTTGTCAACAAGATGGTTGGTAGGATTGGGGACACGCCCATCATTGGGGCAGGGACATATGCCAACAATCTTTGTGCAGTTTCTGCCACAGGGAGAGGCGAAGCAATAATACGTGGCACTGTTGCAAGAGATGTGGCCGCCCTCATGGAATTCAAAGGTCTTTCTCTCAAGGATGCTGCAGCTTGTGTTGTTGAGGAACGTGTACCAAGAGACAATGTTGGCTTGGTTGCTGTGTCTGCCAAAGGAGAAGTCACAATGCCTTTTAATACAACAGGCATGTATCGAGCTTCTGCTACTGAAGATGGGTATACAGAGTTTGGAATTTGGCCTTCTGTGGAAAACTGA